A stretch of the Oncorhynchus mykiss isolate Arlee chromosome 23, USDA_OmykA_1.1, whole genome shotgun sequence genome encodes the following:
- the LOC110502395 gene encoding T-cell leukemia homeobox protein 1 isoform X2, whose translation MDHIGAHLQHTHAEPISFGIDHILNNVDQSWMPESDYGLGCVVSTAYNTMTGNFTGNNSGYNSNAYGVTNLSGTYNMNMGMNVSGNNVNAAGVIRVPAHRPLNSGHSSIPGGMSTIPGSINNLTGFTFPWMESNRRYTKDRFTGHPYQNRTPPKKKKPRTSFTRLQICELEKRFHRQKYLASAERAALAKALKMTDAQVKTWFQNRRTKWRRQTAEEREAERQQANRILMQLQQEAFQKTINQPANPDPLCLHNSSLFALQNLQPWTENTAKISSVSACE comes from the exons ATGGATCATATTGGAGCGCATCTCCAGCACACTCACGCGGAGCCCATCAGCTTTGGGATCGACCACATCCTCAACAATGTGGATCAGAGCTGGATGCCCGAGTCGGACTATGGACTCGGCTGCGTTGTCAGCACTGCCTACAACACCATGACGGGTAACTTCACCGGCAACAACTCTGGATATAACAGCAACGCATATGGGGTAACCAATCTGAGCGGCACCTATAACATGAACATGGGGATGAACGTCAGTGGGAATAACGTTAACGCGGCTGGAGTCATCCGTGTGCCCGCGCACCGGCCTCTGAACAGTGGACACTCGTCCATCCCCGGTGGTATGTCCACGATACCAGGCTCGATTAACAACTTGACGGGATTTACCTTCCCTTGGATGGAGAGCAACAGAAGATACACCAAAGACAGGTTCACAG GTCACCCGTACCAGAACCGAACGCccccaaagaagaaaaagcctcgGACGTCTTTTACCCGCCTGCAGATCTGCGAGCTGGAGAAACGCTTTCACCGACAGAAGTACCTGGCTTCCGCAGAGCGAGCGGCTTTGGCTAAGGCCCTCAAGATGACTGACGCGCAAGTCAAAACATGGTTCCAGAACAGAAGAACAAAATGGAG GCGCCAGACAGcggaggagagagaagcagagcgACAGCAAGCCAACCGGATCCTCATGCAACTCCAACAGGAGGCTTTTCAGAAAACGATAAACCAACCGGCAAACCCGGACCCGCTCTGCCTGCATAACAGCTCCCTGTTTGCGCTTCAGAACCTCCAGCCCTGGACTGAAAACACCGCCAAAATCAGCAGCGTGTCCGCCTGCGAATAA
- the LOC110502395 gene encoding T-cell leukemia homeobox protein 1 isoform X1: MDHIGAHLQHTHAEPISFGIDHILNNVDQSWMPESDYGLGCVVSTAYNTMTGNFTGNNSGYNSNAYGVTNLSGTYNMNMGMNVSGNNVNAAGVIRVPAHRPLNSGHSSIPGGMSTIPGSINNLTGFTFPWMESNRRYTKDRFTVALSPLTVTRRVGHPYQNRTPPKKKKPRTSFTRLQICELEKRFHRQKYLASAERAALAKALKMTDAQVKTWFQNRRTKWRRQTAEEREAERQQANRILMQLQQEAFQKTINQPANPDPLCLHNSSLFALQNLQPWTENTAKISSVSACE; this comes from the exons ATGGATCATATTGGAGCGCATCTCCAGCACACTCACGCGGAGCCCATCAGCTTTGGGATCGACCACATCCTCAACAATGTGGATCAGAGCTGGATGCCCGAGTCGGACTATGGACTCGGCTGCGTTGTCAGCACTGCCTACAACACCATGACGGGTAACTTCACCGGCAACAACTCTGGATATAACAGCAACGCATATGGGGTAACCAATCTGAGCGGCACCTATAACATGAACATGGGGATGAACGTCAGTGGGAATAACGTTAACGCGGCTGGAGTCATCCGTGTGCCCGCGCACCGGCCTCTGAACAGTGGACACTCGTCCATCCCCGGTGGTATGTCCACGATACCAGGCTCGATTAACAACTTGACGGGATTTACCTTCCCTTGGATGGAGAGCAACAGAAGATACACCAAAGACAGGTTCACAG TGGCGCTTTCACCCCTCACTGTAACACGCCGTGTAGGTCACCCGTACCAGAACCGAACGCccccaaagaagaaaaagcctcgGACGTCTTTTACCCGCCTGCAGATCTGCGAGCTGGAGAAACGCTTTCACCGACAGAAGTACCTGGCTTCCGCAGAGCGAGCGGCTTTGGCTAAGGCCCTCAAGATGACTGACGCGCAAGTCAAAACATGGTTCCAGAACAGAAGAACAAAATGGAG GCGCCAGACAGcggaggagagagaagcagagcgACAGCAAGCCAACCGGATCCTCATGCAACTCCAACAGGAGGCTTTTCAGAAAACGATAAACCAACCGGCAAACCCGGACCCGCTCTGCCTGCATAACAGCTCCCTGTTTGCGCTTCAGAACCTCCAGCCCTGGACTGAAAACACCGCCAAAATCAGCAGCGTGTCCGCCTGCGAATAA